The Pangasianodon hypophthalmus isolate fPanHyp1 chromosome 2, fPanHyp1.pri, whole genome shotgun sequence genome window below encodes:
- the oser1 gene encoding oxidative stress-responsive serine-rich protein 1 — protein MDTVKKGEKDCEEETLQTAFKKLRVDAESSVAAVRVNEALASRAGTRVSTDGTKPKITSPKENWHGCSRKSSRGLTRNQRRRRSKSPILHPPKFTYCSSKMQFKHKSPTELEDTSTSLLVPTKKELLSSGAHSPVFGSMGYDSSIALESKISPLNRVAPFGNESSSEGKDERTNTSLEKAQAPAADFKSLCQLQESGVCQCTSWQGMEVYSFTGLRDVISECERKLPSSSDAAQNTRTVNGSTVSSSPRSCSEQARVYVDDITIEDLSGYMEYYLYIPKKMSHMAEMMYT, from the exons ATGGACACTGTgaagaagggagagaaagactgtGAGGAGGAAACACTACAGACTGCCTTTAAAAAGCTACGTGTGGATGCTGAAAG CTCTGTGGCTGCAGTGCGTGTGAACGAGGCTTTGGCATCCAGAGCCGGAACCCGAGTCAGCACAGATGGAACGAAACCCAAAATTACTTCCCCTAAAGAGAACTGGCATGG ATGCAGCCGAAAGTCCTCCAGGGGCTTAACAAGAAACCAGAGACGGAGAAGGTCCAAGTCGCCCATCCTGCACCCACCCAAATTCACCTACTGTAGCTCGAAAATGCAATTCAAACACAAGAGCCCCACAGAGCTGGAGGACACCAGCACCTCCCTGCTTGTTCCCACTAAGAAGGAGCTCTTGTCCTCTGGTGCCCATTCACCTGTCTTTGGTTCCATGGGTTATGACTCCAGTATCGCTTTGGAAAGCAAGATTTCTCCTCTGAACAGAGTGGCACCCTTTGGCAATGAGAGCAGCTCGGAGGGAAAGGACGAAAGGACCAACACTTCTTTAGAGAAGGCTCAAGCTCCAGCAGCTGACTTTAAATCTCTGTGCCAGCTCCAGGAGAGTGGTGTGTGCCAGTGCACCAGCTGGCAAGGCATGGAGGTCTACTCATTCACTGGCCTGCGTGATGTCATTTCTGAATGTGAAAGAAAGCTGCCCAGCTCTTCAGATGCAGCTCAGAACACCAGAACAGTAAATGGATCAACAGTGTCCAGCTCACCGCGCTCCTGTTCCGAACAGGCGCGTGTGTATGTGGATGACATCACTATAGAAGATCTCTCGGGCTACATGGAGTATTATCTCTACATCCCTAAAAAGATGTCGCACATGGCTGAAATGATGTACACTTAA